The following nucleotide sequence is from Perca flavescens isolate YP-PL-M2 chromosome 20, PFLA_1.0, whole genome shotgun sequence.
CAAAATGGAGAACTGCATGGAGCCGAAAATGCAGAAGACAAAGTGACCGGTGGAGTTTCAAAGGACAATTACACAAGCGTGACACCACTGTATGGTACGGTTTACGAGGTTTGGGAAAATGCAAATATCGCTGAATGTTATGATTttcttggactcgacaaagaGTGTTCACTTTCTAATAAGTCCAAGGTTCAAAATATAGAGACAAATCTACTCTGGTACCGGATTAACACTAAATTTCGGAGGACTTTCTGCACATCCGGGTCCGCTCCTCGACAACAgacttttggtttgttttggggACATGGACAGTTCATCAGAGCTTACAACAGCAACGGACCCCGATCTGAGCCCCTTTACAAAACCAAAACAGGCTACTATGAAATCCTGGAGGTGTCACCTACCGCCACTCAAGTCCAGATAAAAACAGCCTACTACAAGCAGTCCTTCGTCTACCACCCGGATAGAAACGCCGACAGTGAGCACGCCACTGTCCGCTTTTCTGAGATCAGCGAGGCCTACACCGTGCTGGGCAATAAGGCCCTGCGGAAGAAATACGACCGGGGTATGTTGAGTCAGTCGGACCTTATGGCAACAGCCAGACCCTCCGCCAAGGACACAGGGAGCTACGCGAAACAGACAACCGGAAGCCGACGGTCTGTGGTGGGCGCAGACAGCCGGGGAGACGTCTTTGATTTCGACAAGTTTATCAAGGCCCACTACAACGAGCAGCTGCAGAGGGAAAGAGATATCCGAGTCCGAAAAGAGGAGATGCTTAAGAAGAAGCAGGAGACGATTGAGGAGAAGAAGATGGGAAGGATGATGGAGATGGGAGTTGCGGTGCTGATAGCTATGGCCGTGGGCATACTGGCCAGTTTAAAGCGGTGATGAAGTACATTCACATGGAGACATGGAGAAACACCTGtgtgtacagacagacagacacacacacacacacacacacacacacacacacacacacacacacacacacacacacacacacacaaatactgttcACGTGACTGCTGTCGCCCTCTATTTTGACCCTGTCATCTGAACTCTTTATGTAGGGCGAcatgaacaaataaaaaatgcaattaaaatagGATTACACTGAAAAGCTGCAAAACAAAGACTAAACCGAAATGTGCATGTTTTAGTTCCTCAGTTTGCAATCCCAGCACAGTGCTGTATACTTTCATACTGTCTGAACACAGCATTCACTGGTTTTTGCCCAGTTTAGCTTTTGTCACTCTGTTTGTCAgtcacacgcacacagtcaATGCGTACTAGTACTGACAGTTTTGAGTCTGCCATAACCTACCAgaataaaatgacattattttattttaaatcagtAATTATCtgattaaagaataagtaacaTGAGTATGAATCTTACCAGGCAATCACAGCATTATGTACTTTCCAGTTCTGATACAGAAACATTTGAGTCCGTGAATGCTGTCTTCAAATTAAATCCACAAGTCACTGGTTGATTTACAACCTACAATCATTCAATTTTGGCTTTTATAAAGTCATCTGTCTTGCagatatctttatttttaatggtTAAACTGGTTTAAATTATATTTCACGTATAGCTATTTATGAAATATTTGTGGCAATGAAAGGAATtatgggatgtgtgtgtgtatcagtcaTATCTTGAGAGCCCATGGAACGGGGGTATTATAGGAACTGTAGGTTTATGCTCATTAAAAAGGTGCCTTGGATTGTTCCATTGTTCAGATATTTAACTAATAAATACATCTTGAGCAGTGCCTGTCAGAGCacagtgaaataaatgtttgaGTCTTTTGTTAGTCACCAACAC
It contains:
- the dnajc30a gene encoding uncharacterized protein dnajc30a, producing MAEVRLSFGRGSYNFAHKIYNRQLLKSQDKGAIQASSLSAGLLLGDIQNGELHGAENAEDKVTGGVSKDNYTSVTPLYGTVYEVWENANIAECYDFLGLDKECSLSNKSKVQNIETNLLWYRINTKFRRTFCTSGSAPRQQTFGLFWGHGQFIRAYNSNGPRSEPLYKTKTGYYEILEVSPTATQVQIKTAYYKQSFVYHPDRNADSEHATVRFSEISEAYTVLGNKALRKKYDRGMLSQSDLMATARPSAKDTGSYAKQTTGSRRSVVGADSRGDVFDFDKFIKAHYNEQLQRERDIRVRKEEMLKKKQETIEEKKMGRMMEMGVAVLIAMAVGILASLKR